A section of the Hevea brasiliensis isolate MT/VB/25A 57/8 chromosome 17, ASM3005281v1, whole genome shotgun sequence genome encodes:
- the LOC110648410 gene encoding pentatricopeptide repeat-containing protein At2g18940, chloroplastic, which produces MEGTLFPNKPVYSIPKNRPPQPNPPLKFSSAKLPTPPPTSTNLSFHFDSLLQHLLHLSSPPNSTAHKLNDTKFCSSLKISDVSAQKQRNPISVLEFEVDEGEGVSNNDSLDYLSRKGKLILDSIMEQPLHSLSSFFDSCKYELLHVDLISLLKALDYFGNWEKALSLFEWTVLNLGTANEKVDNQAIELMARILGRESQHSIASKLFDVIPLDDYLLDVRAYTTILHTYSRTGKYKRAIEIFEKMTESGLSPTLVTYNVMLDVYGKMGRSWNKILGLLDEMRSRGLEFDEFTCSTVISACGREGLLNEAKDFFTGLKSHGYVPGTVTYNALLQVFGKAGIYSEVLTILKEMEDNNCPPDAVTYNELVAAYVRAGFHEEGASVIDAMTCKGIMPNAVTYTTVINAYGRSGEMDKALMLFDQMKELGCVPNVCTYNAILGMLAKKSRSEEMLKILCDMKLNGCAPNRITWNTMLAMCGNKGMEKYVNRFLQEMKICGFEPDKDTFNTLISAYGRCGSDIDAAKMLEEMIKAGFTPCVTTYNALLNALARRGDWRVAESVILDMKSKGFKPNETSYSLMLHSYAKGGNVKGIERIEKDIYSGNIFPSWMLLRTLVLANFKCRSLMGTERAFKALQKYGYKPDLVLFNSMLSIFTKNKMYKRAHEMLHLIHESGLQPDLFTYNSLMDMYARGGDCWKSEEILRMLQTAGGKPDLVSYNTVIKAFCRRGLMQEAIRILSEMTSIGIGPCIFTYNTFITGYAAQGMFTEINEVISYMIEHDCRPNELTYKIVVDGYCKAKQYKEAMDFVSKIKNIDDSFGDGSVQRLASRVRNNLES; this is translated from the coding sequence ATGGAAGGTACTCTCTTCCCGAACAAACCCGTGTATTCTATCCCAAAGAACAGACCACCACAACCAAACCCACCTCTGAAATTCAGCTCAGCAAAACTACCTACACCTCCTCCGACTTCTACCAATCTCTCTTTCCATTTTGACTCTCTCCTGCAACACCTCCTCCATCTTTCTTCTCCACCCAATTCCACTGCCCACAAGCTAAATGACACTAAATTCTGTTCTTCTCTTAAAATTTCTGATGTTTCAGCCCAGAAACAGAGAAATCCCATTTCAGTCCTTGAGTTTGAAGTCGACGAAGGAGAGGGTGTATCCAATAATGATTCTCTCGATTACTTGTCAAGAAAGGGTAAGTTGATACTTGATTCAATTATGGAACAGCCTTTGCATAGTTTGAGTTCTTTCTTTGATTCTTGCAAATACGAGCTGCTTCATGTTGATTTGATCAGCCTCTTGAAAGCACTGGACTATTTCGGCAACTGGGAAAAAGCCCTTTCATTGTTTGAATGGACCGTTTTGAATTTAGGAACTGCAAATGAGAAAGTAGATAACCAGGCCATCGAACTAATGGCTAGGATTCTTGGTAGAGAGTCGCAGCATTCTATTGCATCGAAGCTGTTTGATGTAATTCCTCTTGATGACTACTTGCTAGATGTCCGGGCTTACACAACTATTCTTCACACATATTCTCGTACTGGCAAGTACAAGAGAGCAATTGAAATATTTGAGAAAATGACAGAGTCAGGTTTGTCACCAACTCTGGTCACTTACAATGTCATGCTTGATGTTTATGGGAAAATGGGTCGGTCTTGGAATAAGATTTTAGGCCTTTTAGATGAGATGAGAAGCAGAGGACTTGAGTTTGATGAGTTTACTTGCAGTACTGTAATATCTGCTTGTGGGAGAGAGGGCCTGCTGAATGAAGCAAAAGACTTTTTTACTGGATTGAAGTCTCATGGCTATGTACCAGGGACGGTTACTTATAATGCTTTACTGCAAGTGTTTGGTAAGGCAGGGATTTACTCGGAGGTCTTGACCATCTTGAAAGAAATGGAGGATAACAATTGTCCACCTGATGCTGTGACTTATAATGAGCTTGTAGCGGCTTATGTGAGGGCAGGGTTCCATGAGGAAGGAGCTTCTGTCATAGATGCAATGACTTGTAAAGGAATCATGCCAAATGCTGTTACATACACTACTGTGATAAATGCTTATGGCAGATCAGGAGAGATGGACAAGGCTTTAATGTTGTTTGACCAGATGAAGGAGTTGGGTTGTGTTCCTAATGTGTGTACTTACAATGCAATTCTTGGAATGCTAGCAAAGAAGTCACGATCAGAAGAGATGCTGAAGATACTTTGTGATATGAAATTAAATGGATGTGCTCCTAATCGCATTACGTGGAACACAATGCTTGCCATGTGTGGTAATAAGGGTATGGAAAAATATGTGAATCGGTTTCTTCAGGAAATGAAAATTTGTGGGTTTGAGCCTGATAAAGACACATTCAATACTTTGATTAGTGCATATGGAAGGTGTGGTTCTGATATTGATGCTGCAAAAATGCTTGAGGAGATGATTAAAGCAGGGTTTACTCCATGTGTTACCACATACAATGCACTTCTGAATGCTCTGGCTCGACGAGGTGATTGGAGAGTGGCAGAATCAGTCATCCTAGACATGAAGAGTAAAGGTTTCAAGCCCAATGAGACCTCTTACTCATTGATGCTTCATTCTTATGCAAAGGGAGGCAATGTGAAAGGGATAGAAAGGattgagaaagatatttatagtggTAACATCTTTCCCAGCTGGATGCTTTTGAGAACCCTTGTTCTTGCAAACTTCAAGTGTAGGTCACTAATGGGAACGGAAAGGGCATTTAAGGCATTGCAAAAATATGGTTACAAACCTgatttagttttatttaattctatGCTTTCAATTTTTACAAAGAACAAGATGTATAAGCGAGCTCATGAAATGCTGCATTTGATTCATGAGAGTGGGTTGCAGCCAGATCTCTTCACCTACAATAGCTTGATGGACATGTATGCCAGAGGGGGAGACTGCTGGAAATCAGAAGAGATTCTCAGGATGCTACAAACGGCTGGTGGCAAACCAGACCTTGTTTCATATAACACTGTCATCAAAGCTTTTTGTAGACGAGGACTTATGCAGGAGGCTATAAGAATCCTATCAGAGATGACATCAATAGGAATTGGACCATGTATTTTTACATACAATACTTTCATTACAGGCTATGCAGCACAAGGAATGTTTACAGAAATAAATGAAGTGATTAGCTACATGATTGAGCATGACTGCAGACCAAATGAGCTAACCTACAAGATTGTGGTAGATGGTTATTGTAAAGCAAAACAATATAAAGAAGCCATGGACTTCGTTTCAAAGATTAAGAATATAGATGACTCTTTTGGTGATGGGTCTGTGCAAAGACTTGCTTCTCGGGTGCGCAATAATCTGGAATCATGA